A genome region from Gymnogyps californianus isolate 813 chromosome 4, ASM1813914v2, whole genome shotgun sequence includes the following:
- the USP38 gene encoding ubiquitin carboxyl-terminal hydrolase 38 isoform X2, whose product MDKILEGLVSSSHPLPLKRVIVRRVVESAETPLSQAQCRAMFALSTRLVLQGPDPFQRQVGRQVLEAYGRYHRAEFEAFFNRGLVLGLLQRGYGELSNRDPAILDYIQAGLRLIMSCPSVLELFELLQVEALRLVCERPAPPLCARLCQLLGDFPQCLPRGRKLSLAFCQQLVRSIAHFQSQGTREAELRLYVSQVTQVSGLLRSVWKAEPDTLLPSLQELFAVISAADTSFEPSVALASLVQHIPLQMITVLIRSLTTDPNVKDASMTQALCRMIDWLSWPLAQHVETWVIALLKGLAAVQKFTILIDVTLLKIELIVPHVVSLVQSFKRDGLPSSTAFLMQLTELIHCMMYHYSGFPELYEPILEAVKDMPKPTEEKIKLILSQSAWTSQSSSLPSCLSRLSGKSETGKTGLINLGNTCYMNSVIQALFMATDFRRHVLSLNLNGCNSLMRKLQHLFAFLAHTQREAYAPRIFFEASRPPWFTPRSQQDCSEYLRFLLDRLHEEERTLKALSSAKTSESITNEESQTQEAIHKAQVFAEAPCMGSEERTLIEKMFGGKLKTTICCLNCKSMSQKEEAFTDLSLAFCPPTSLENVGPKCMERSEVKDDYMVQTNTLATSPTGETPLNNLEVNGGCDTIMNEGTIKDFSAEPNSENTTNSELHKVQDNRDMSQRLVGKNTLSVTDLLNYFLAPEILSGDNKYYCEKCASLQNAEKTMQIIEEPEYLILTLLRFSYDPKCHIRRKILDNVSLPLVLELPVKRATSPLAVVSGGWSIGVEMSDIGENLAKKLKPSGADEVTCPQLVPYLLSSVVVHSGVSSESGHYYSYARNVTGSGPSGLCHQSTALSLVSPQDKLLTEESPCTVVENELDTEMPREWFLFNDSRVTFTSFQSVQKITSRFPKDTAYVLFYKKRNSTCGFNTSSANGLWVNGDPPLQKDLMDAITKDNKLYLQEQELSARTQALQAASASCSFRPNGFDDNDPPGSCGPTGGGGGGGFSTVGRLVF is encoded by the exons ATGGACAAGATCCTGGAGGGGCTGGTGAGCTCGTCGCACCCGCTGCCGCTGAAGCGGGTGATCGTGCGGCGGGTGGTGGAGTCGGCGGAGACGCCGCTGAGCCAGGCGCAGTGCCGCGCCATGTTCGCCCTCAGCACCCGGCTGGTGCTGCAGGGCCCCGACCCCTTCCAGCGGCAGGTGGGGCGGCAGGTGCTGGAGGCCTACGGCCGCTACCACCGCGCCGAGTTCGAGGCCTTCTTCAACCGCGGGCTCGTCCTCGGCCTCCTGCAGCGCGGCTACGGCGAGCTGAGCAACCGCGACCCCGCCATCCTCGACTACATCCAGGCGGGGCTGCGCCTCATCATGAGCTGCCCCTCGGTGCTGGAGCTCTTCGAGCTGCTGCAGGTGGAGGCGCTGCGGCTGGTGTGCGAGCGGCCGGCGCCGCCGCTCTGCGCCCgcctctgccagctgctgggcGACTTCCCGCAGTGCCTGCCCCGCGGCAGGAAGCTCTCGCTCGccttctgccagcagctggTCCGCAGCATCGCCCACTTCCAGAGCCAGGGCACCCGGGAGGCCGAGCTGCGCCTCTACGTCTCGCAGGTGACGCAGGTCAGCGGGCTGCTGCGGAGCGTCTGGAAGGCCGAGCCCGACACGCTGCTGCCCTCCTTGCAGGAGCTCTTCGCCGTCATCTCCGCCGCCG ATACTTCATTCGAACCTTCTGTTGCACTGGCAAGTCTTGTGCAGCACATACCATTACAGATGATTACAGTACTCATCAGGAGCCTTACTACAGATCCAAATGTGAAAGATGCAAGTATGACTCAAGCTCTGTGCAG AATGATTGACTGGTTGTCCTGGCCTCTGGCTCAGCATGTGGAAACATGGGTGATTGCACTGCTGAAAGGACTGGCTGCAGTCCAGAAATTTACCATCCTCATTGATGTCACTCTGCTTAAGATTGAATTG ATTGTCCCACATGTGGTGAGTTTGGTTCAGTCCTTCAAAAGAGATGGCTTACCTTCCAGTACAGCCTTTTTGATGCAGTTGACTGAGTTGATACACTGTATGATGTATCATTATTCAGGATTTCCAGAGCTCTATGAACCCATTCTGGAGGCTGTTAAG GATATGCCCAAACCCACTGAAGAGAAGATTAAGTTGATTCTCAGTCAGAGTGCCTGGACTTCTCAATCCAGTTCTTTGCCATCTTGTTTATCTAGACTTTCTGGAAAATCTGAAACTGGGAAGACAGGTCTAATTAATCTAGGAAATACTTGCTACATGAACAGTGTTATTCAGGCACTTTTTATGGCTACAGA TTTCAGAAGACATGTTTTATCTCTGAATTTAAATGGGTGTAATTCACTAATGAGAAAATTACAGCATCTTTTTGCGTTTTTGGCCCATACCCAG AGGGAGGCATATGCTCCTAGAATTTTCTTTGAGGCTTCCAGACCACCATGGTTCACCCCTCGATCCCAGCAGGATTGCTCAGAATATCTCAGATTCCTGCTAGACAG GCTGCATGAAGAAGAGAGAACCTTGAAAGCATTGTCTTCAGCAAAGACTTCTGAAAGTATAACGAATGAAGAGTCCCAGACACAAGAAGCTATCCATAAAGCACAAGTATTTGCTGAAGCACCTTGTATGGGAAGTGAAGAAAGAACTCTGATAGAGAAGATGTTTGGAGGAAAATTGAAGACTACTATATGCTGTTTGAACTGCAAAAGTATGTCTCAAAAGGAAGAAGCTTTCACAGATCTCTCTCTGGCTTTCTGTCCTCCAACTTCCTTGGAGAATGTTGGCCCAAAATGTATGGAACGTTCTGAAGTGAAAGATGACTACATGGTGCAAACTAATACTTTAGCAACTAGTCCTACTGGAGAAACACCTCTGAATAATTTGGAAGTAAATGGTGGATGTGACACAATAATGAATGAAGGAAccataaaagatttttctgctgaGCCAAACTCTGAGAATACCACAAATTCTGAACTCCACAAAGTTCAAGATAATAGGGATATGTCTCAGAGGCTAGTAGGTAAAAACACCCTGTCAGTTACAGActtactgaattattttctggCACCTGAGATCCTCAGTGGAGACAATAAGTATTATTGTGAAAAGTGTGCCTCTCTACAGAATGCTGAGAAAACTATGCAAATCATTGAGGAACCTGAATACCTCATTCTCACTCTTTTGAGATTTTCATATGATCCAAAGTGTCATATAAGGCGCAAAATCTTGGACAATGTGTCTCTGCCCCTTGTTTTGGAACTGCCAGTCAAAAGAGCAACATCCCCTCTAGCTGTAGTTTCAGGAGGTTGGTCTATTGGTGTTGAGATGTCTGATATTGGAGAAAATCTTGCTAAAAAACTGAAGCCCTCAGGTGCTGATGAAGTGACCTGCCCACAATTGGTGCCCTACCTGTTAAGCTCTGTGGTGGTGCATTCTGGTGTATCCTCTGAAAGTGGACATTATTATTCATATGCTAGAAATGTTACTGGGTCAGGGCCTTCAGGACTCTGCCACCAGTCTACAGCTCTTTCTTTAGTTTCTCCTCAGGATAAGTTGTTGACAGAGGAGAGTCCTTGTACTGTTGTAGAAAATGAGCTGGACACTGAGATGCCAAGAGAATGGTTTCTGTTCAATGACAGCAGAGTGACATTTACCTCATTTCAGTCAGTCCAGAAAATTACCAGTAGATTTCCAAAGGACACTGCTTATgttctgttttacaaaaaacGAAATAGCACCTGTGGCTTCAACACCAGTTCGGCAAATGGACTCTGGGTAAATGGAGACCCTCCCCTACAAAAAGACCTCATGGATGCAATTACGAAAGATAACAAACTGTACTTGCAG